In one Aquila chrysaetos chrysaetos chromosome 24, bAquChr1.4, whole genome shotgun sequence genomic region, the following are encoded:
- the PTPN7 gene encoding tyrosine-protein phosphatase non-receptor type 7 isoform X1: protein MVQACLVCSRVHNGSLPARAARADMDKTDKPSPSAKKHVRLQERRGSNVSLMLDMSSLGSVEPIQPVCTPRDITLKFLRTSSHVLRREELQQHAQSLTQLQEEFSKIPPNFVSPEELEIPGRASKDRYKTILPNPESRVCLRRARNQEEDSYINANYITGYAGRPREYIATQGPMLNTVTDFWEMVWQEEAPLIVMITKLQERKEKCVHYWPEKEGTYGPFTIRVQGVSECVEYVVRDLSIQLEGECRQVKHILFPSWPDQQTPESAKPLLHLVSKVEDTLQAAAIPGPIVVHCSAGIGRTGCFIATRIGCQQLKDKGEVDILGIVCRLRIDRGGMIQTSEQYQFLHHTLALYASQLPEAGGH from the exons ATGGTACAAGCCTGCTTGGTGTGCTCCAGAGTTCATAACGGCAGCCTGCCAGCCCGGGCAGCCCGGGCAGACATGGACAAGACGGACAAGCCCAGTCCCTCTGCCAAGAAGCATGTGCGTCTTCAGGAGAG GAGGGGCTCCAACGTGTCGCTGATGCTGGACATGAGTTCGCTGGGGAGTGTGGAGCCCATCCAGCCTGTCTGCACGCCACGGGACATCACACTGAAGTTCCTGAGGACATCCAGCCATGTGCTGAGGAGAGAGGAGCTCCAGCAACATGCCCAGAGCCTGACACAGCTCCAGGAGGAGTTTTCG AAAATCCCACCCAACTTCGTTAGTCCGGAGGAGCTGGAGATCCCTGGACGTGCCTCCAAGGACAGATACAAAACCATCCTTCCCA ATCCTGAGAGCCGGGTCTGTCTCAGGAGGGCAAGAAACCAGGAGGAAGACAGCTACATAAATGCGAACTACATCACG GGCTACGCAGGGCGGCCCCGGGAGTACATTGCCACCCAGGGACCCATGCTGAACACTGTGACTGACTTCTGGGAGATGGTGTGGCAGGAGGAGGCGCCCCTCATCGTCATGATAACCAAGCTCCAGGAGCGCAAAGAG aaatgtgtcCACTACTGGCCCGAGAAGGAGGGCACCTACGGCCCCTTCACCATCCGTGTGCAGGGGGTGAGCGAGTGCGTGGAGTACGTGGTCCGGGATCTCTCCATCCAG CTTGAAGGTGAATGCCGCCAGGTCAAACAcatcctcttcccttcctggcCGGACCAGCAGACACCCGAGTCAGCCAAGCCCCTGCTGCACTTGGTGTCCAAGGTGGAGGAcactctgcaggctgcagccatCCCAGGGCCCATCGTTGTGCACTGCAG CGCAGGCATTGGCCGGACGGGCTGCTTTATTGCTACCAGGATTGGGTGCCAGCAGCTGAAGGACAAGGGGGAGGTCGATATCCTGGGAATTGTGTGCCGTCTCCGCATAGACAG AGGCGGGATGATCCAGACAAGCGAGCAGTACCAGTTCCTCCATCACACACTAGCTCTCTACGCTTCCCAGCTGCCGGAGGCAGGAGGCCACTAG
- the PTPN7 gene encoding tyrosine-protein phosphatase non-receptor type 7 isoform X3 — translation MVQACLVCSRVHNGSLPARAARADMDKTDKPSPSAKKHVRLQERRGSNVSLMLDMSSLGSVEPIQPVCTPRDITLKFLRTSSHVLRREELQQHAQSLTQLQEEFSKIPPNFVSPEELEIPGRASKDRYKTILPNPESRVCLRRARNQEEDSYINANYITKCVHYWPEKEGTYGPFTIRVQGVSECVEYVVRDLSIQLEGECRQVKHILFPSWPDQQTPESAKPLLHLVSKVEDTLQAAAIPGPIVVHCSAGIGRTGCFIATRIGCQQLKDKGEVDILGIVCRLRIDRGGMIQTSEQYQFLHHTLALYASQLPEAGGH, via the exons ATGGTACAAGCCTGCTTGGTGTGCTCCAGAGTTCATAACGGCAGCCTGCCAGCCCGGGCAGCCCGGGCAGACATGGACAAGACGGACAAGCCCAGTCCCTCTGCCAAGAAGCATGTGCGTCTTCAGGAGAG GAGGGGCTCCAACGTGTCGCTGATGCTGGACATGAGTTCGCTGGGGAGTGTGGAGCCCATCCAGCCTGTCTGCACGCCACGGGACATCACACTGAAGTTCCTGAGGACATCCAGCCATGTGCTGAGGAGAGAGGAGCTCCAGCAACATGCCCAGAGCCTGACACAGCTCCAGGAGGAGTTTTCG AAAATCCCACCCAACTTCGTTAGTCCGGAGGAGCTGGAGATCCCTGGACGTGCCTCCAAGGACAGATACAAAACCATCCTTCCCA ATCCTGAGAGCCGGGTCTGTCTCAGGAGGGCAAGAAACCAGGAGGAAGACAGCTACATAAATGCGAACTACATCACG aaatgtgtcCACTACTGGCCCGAGAAGGAGGGCACCTACGGCCCCTTCACCATCCGTGTGCAGGGGGTGAGCGAGTGCGTGGAGTACGTGGTCCGGGATCTCTCCATCCAG CTTGAAGGTGAATGCCGCCAGGTCAAACAcatcctcttcccttcctggcCGGACCAGCAGACACCCGAGTCAGCCAAGCCCCTGCTGCACTTGGTGTCCAAGGTGGAGGAcactctgcaggctgcagccatCCCAGGGCCCATCGTTGTGCACTGCAG CGCAGGCATTGGCCGGACGGGCTGCTTTATTGCTACCAGGATTGGGTGCCAGCAGCTGAAGGACAAGGGGGAGGTCGATATCCTGGGAATTGTGTGCCGTCTCCGCATAGACAG AGGCGGGATGATCCAGACAAGCGAGCAGTACCAGTTCCTCCATCACACACTAGCTCTCTACGCTTCCCAGCTGCCGGAGGCAGGAGGCCACTAG
- the PTPN7 gene encoding tyrosine-protein phosphatase non-receptor type 7 isoform X2 — protein sequence MVQACLVCSRVHNGSLPARAARADMDKTDKPSPSAKKHVRLQERRGSNVSLMLDMSSLGSVEPIQPVCTPRDITLKFLRTSSHVLRREELQQHAQSLTQLQEEFSKIPPNFVSPEELEIPGRASKDRYKTILPNPESRVCLRRARNQEEDSYINANYITGYAGRPREYIATQGPMLNTVTDFWEMVWQEEAPLIVMITKLQERKEKCVHYWPEKEGTYGPFTIRVQGVSECVEYVVRDLSIQLEGECRQVKHILFPSWPDQQTPESAKPLLHLVSKVEDTLQAAAIPGPIVVHCSAGIGRTGCFIATRIGCQQLKDKGEVDILGIVCRLRIDSQDSSTKT from the exons ATGGTACAAGCCTGCTTGGTGTGCTCCAGAGTTCATAACGGCAGCCTGCCAGCCCGGGCAGCCCGGGCAGACATGGACAAGACGGACAAGCCCAGTCCCTCTGCCAAGAAGCATGTGCGTCTTCAGGAGAG GAGGGGCTCCAACGTGTCGCTGATGCTGGACATGAGTTCGCTGGGGAGTGTGGAGCCCATCCAGCCTGTCTGCACGCCACGGGACATCACACTGAAGTTCCTGAGGACATCCAGCCATGTGCTGAGGAGAGAGGAGCTCCAGCAACATGCCCAGAGCCTGACACAGCTCCAGGAGGAGTTTTCG AAAATCCCACCCAACTTCGTTAGTCCGGAGGAGCTGGAGATCCCTGGACGTGCCTCCAAGGACAGATACAAAACCATCCTTCCCA ATCCTGAGAGCCGGGTCTGTCTCAGGAGGGCAAGAAACCAGGAGGAAGACAGCTACATAAATGCGAACTACATCACG GGCTACGCAGGGCGGCCCCGGGAGTACATTGCCACCCAGGGACCCATGCTGAACACTGTGACTGACTTCTGGGAGATGGTGTGGCAGGAGGAGGCGCCCCTCATCGTCATGATAACCAAGCTCCAGGAGCGCAAAGAG aaatgtgtcCACTACTGGCCCGAGAAGGAGGGCACCTACGGCCCCTTCACCATCCGTGTGCAGGGGGTGAGCGAGTGCGTGGAGTACGTGGTCCGGGATCTCTCCATCCAG CTTGAAGGTGAATGCCGCCAGGTCAAACAcatcctcttcccttcctggcCGGACCAGCAGACACCCGAGTCAGCCAAGCCCCTGCTGCACTTGGTGTCCAAGGTGGAGGAcactctgcaggctgcagccatCCCAGGGCCCATCGTTGTGCACTGCAG CGCAGGCATTGGCCGGACGGGCTGCTTTATTGCTACCAGGATTGGGTGCCAGCAGCTGAAGGACAAGGGGGAGGTCGATATCCTGGGAATTGTGTGCCGTCTCCGCATAGACAG TCAGGACAGTTCAACGAAGACATGA
- the ARL8A gene encoding ADP-ribosylation factor-like protein 8A: MLALFNKLLDWFRALFWKEEMELTLVGLQYSGKTTFVNVIASGQFNEDMIPTVGFNMRKITKGNVTIKLWDIGGQPRFRSMWERYCRGVSAIVYMVDAADQEKIEASKNELHNLLDKPQLQGIPVLVLGNKRDLPGALDEKELIEKMNLSAIQDREICCYSISCKEKDNIDITLQWLIQHSKSRRS, from the exons ATGCTGGCGCTCTTCAACAAGCTGCTGGACTGGTTCCGGGCGCTGTTCTggaaggaggagatggagcTGACCCTGGTGGGGCTGCAGTACTCGGGCAAGACCACCTTCGTCAACGTGATCGCG TCAGGACAGTTCAACGAAGACATGATCCCGACGGTGGGCTTTAACATGAGGAAGATCACCAAGGGGAATGTTACCATAAAG CTCTGGGACATCGGTGGCCAGCCACGGTTTCGCAGCATGTGGGAGCGGTACTGCCGTGGAGTGAGTGCCATTGT GTACATGGTGGATGCTGCCGACCAGGAGAAGATAGAGGCCTCCAAGAATGAACTGCACAACCTGCTCGACAAGCCGCAGCTCCAGGGCATCCCG GTCCTAGTCCTGGGGAACAAGCGAGACCTGCCCGGTGCCTTGGATGAGAAGGAGCTCATTGAGAAGAT GAACCTCTCTGCCATCCAGGACCGAGAGATTTGTTGCTACTCCATctcctgcaaagaaaaggacaaCATCG ACATCACCCTACAGTGGCTTATCCAGCACTCAAAGTCTAGGAGAAGCTGA